In Rhizoctonia solani chromosome 6, complete sequence, the sequence TCTCAGAAGTTTCAACCAATGTGCGTGTTCCCCAGTATGCTCAAGAAAGCAGATAAAGCATCAAACAACAAACAGGAAGCGAAAAAAGTAGGAAAAGCAGGACAAAAAGATCATGTCGCCTTGAACGATATGGGAACAATTTCTTTGGATAAACTGGACGAGGAAATCATGTCCAGGCATCAAAATCGGGATGAGCAACTGGGTACTCTGGGCAACCTCCCCTCCAGTCGTGATTCAATCCAGCCTTTGTAGAAGCTGGTAAAAAATACTTTAATAGTGTAATAAAGTTATACAACAGGCACACTCACCGCCAAGCCTACTGAATACATTCCCGGTGGTTGACCTAATCGCGGTCTCACAGGCCTTGCGTACGTCTGGGGGCTCTTGTATAGAAAGCTGCTTCAAGATGTCAACCCCTCCCGAATCTTGAATCTCCTTCCTGATGGAAGACCCTCCAACATCTCCCAAAAAACTAATTGCGAGTGCAAGTTCAGCGTGGACTTGTGGATCGGTCGCCGGGACTGAGGCAGCGGCACGGAGCGCCCTGAGCAGCGCATCAACAACACCTGCTTCTACAAGCTGTTTCCGGGTACCAGGGCTCCACTCGGCACACGAAAATCGAGCAATCGCAAATGCGAAGGATCCCAGTGCGTCCGTCTCCTCGGCCTGAACCACGGTCGGCAATCTAGCCAATCCTTCGGCAGCACCCGCCCGCAATAGCACTCTAGCCATATCCGAAGAATTGGGACGCATGTGACACCCGACGGCCCGAGCTGACCAGTTGAGGACTTTAGGATCGATTGTAGTTTTGAGGGCTGAACCATCGGTTCTACGGAGCCCTCAGCGGCAAGTGCCTTGGATAGCTTGGTCGTACGGGCGAACCTTCCGACTGCAAAAAGAGCAACAGCTAGGTCTTCGGGATCGGGCTGAGTCTGGGGATTAGAAATTATATTTAGATGGGACGCGAGAACGGGTATTGCTTCCATTTCGACCAGCTGGTCTACGAGAGCATCGGTTCGAGCAAGTGTGCCCAGTGTCCACGCGCAATATCTTTGGGTATTCCTATCATCCGAGACGGTTATCCAGCTAATCAGAAGTTCTGACAgaccctcctcaatgaatttGGCTGCGATGTCGTCGGACTGAATCATGCGGCCAAGGCACCAGGCCAAGCAGGCACGCATTGGACCGGTTTGCGCCCCTTTCGATATCTCTATTAATTGCCGGGCCGTACCTGGACGTACGATACTGGCTGCGCTGAGCAAATCATGTCTGAATCTGGATGTCAATGATATTCTTGAGTCAACCAAGGGATCAGCTTACGAAAGAAGCCCGAGAGCAAAAATAATATTGTTAATCCCTTGGCCGTTTGGTAGACTGTTTTTGAGCTCGATAGTAAGATGTGGAATAACCCCTGCATCAACCAATCTCCTCGCCATATTCTCATCTTTGGCCAGTCGAACCACTTCGAGTATCAGACGACAGATTTCGTCGGGGTCGGCTTTATTGTTTACGGCTGTCATCAAGGAACGCGAGAGCGTCAATGCAGCGGATGCATCTTgagatgaaaaagaaggtaAGACTGGGGAAATTTGGCTGACAGTGCTGGGCGATCCAGCCACGGCGTCATAAGAAGGTGGATCTCCAGGCA encodes:
- a CDS encoding ARM domain-containing protein gives rise to the protein MPVATVPPFQFPQPTIPNNINQVPEPIETQNLPGDPPSYDAVAGSPSTVSQISPVLPSFSSQDASAALTLSRSLMTAVNNKADPDEICRLILEVVRLAKDENMARRLVDAGVIPHLTIELKNSLPNGQGINNIIFALGLLSHDLLSAASIVRPGTARQLIEISKGAQTGPMRACLAWCLGRMIQSDDIAAKFIEEGLSELLISWITVSDDRNTQRYCAWTLGTLARTDALVDQLVEMEAIPVLASHLNIISNPQTQPDPEDLAVALFAVGRTDGSALKTTIDPKVLNWSARAVGCHMRPNSSDMARVLLRAGAAEGLARLPTVVQAEETDALGSFAFAIARFSCAEWSPGTRKQLVEAGVVDALLRALRAAASVPATDPQVHAELALAISFLGDVGGSSIRKEIQDSGGVDILKQLSIQEPPDVRKACETAIRSTTGNVFSRLGASTKAGLNHDWRGGCPEYPVAHPDFDAWT